Part of the Gramella sp. Hel_I_59 genome, GGTCATAGGATTTTATGGCGATGATCTTGAAGTATCCTTCGCAAGCGTTGGTGGATGGATTCCTTTTGGTCCTGAAAGACTTATCACAAAATCTGAAAATAATGTCCTTTTTGAACTGGATGGACAGCCAGCTCTTGATCTGTATTCAAAATATCTGGGAGAAAAATCTGCTGAGTTACCGCAGTCTTCCCTATTCTACCCTCTTTACGTTAGAGAAAAAGGAAAAAAACACCCCGTAGTACGTACCATTCTAAATATAGATAGAGAGAACAATTCTATGATCCTGGCGGGAGATGTACCTCAGGGTTCAAGAGTTCAATTAATGATGGCTTCAGCAGATGCATTACTTAATGGTGCACAGGATGCGGCAAGTCTGGCCAACCAGAACCGAAAGAAAAAACCTGAGCTGGCACTTCTTGTTAGTTGTATTGGCCGCCGACTCGTCCTTAGCCAACGAGCAGAAGAAGAGATCGAGGAAGTAATCAATGTAATTGGAAAGGATGTCGCCGTTGGTGGATTCTATTCCTATGGTGAAATAGCACCTTTTTATGGGGAAAGCAATGGAACCCTACACAATCAAACCATGACTTTAACCCTACTAAGCGAATGAATAGTTTGTTGCAACGCCAGGTAAGCAAGTACCTGGATGAAGAAGCCTTGGAAGACCCGAAAATTAAAGCTTTTCTCACCGCTATCGATGAATCTTATAATAACAGTGAAGAACAGTTCAACATGCTACAGCGTGCTATGCGCATTAGTTCTGATGAACTCTTTGATGCCAACCAGCAGCTCCGCACAGATGTAATGTATCAAAAGGATATTCTTGATAGCATCACTACTGCGATCCAGGCTTTGAATCTAAAAGAATTTGAGAAGGAAAACGGTGAATTTGAGATCAAAGACCTAGCAGAGCATATACGTGAGCAAAGTGAAGAATTACAGATAGCCGCTAGAAAACAGGAGCAGCTTCTAAAGAACCTGGAAAACAAAAACCAGGTGCTTACAGATTACGCTCATATGGTATCCCACGATCTAAAGTCCCCACTACGAAGCGTAGATACTCTAATTTCCTGGATCAAGACAGACAATTACGACAGTTTAACTGCTGAAGGAAAAGAGCATTTCGATATGATACTGAAGAATGTAGAGAAAATGGATGCTCTAATTGAAGGCATCCTCAACTACTCCACTATTGAGATGGCAGATCATGGACAGTACCAGGTGGATACGAAATACATGGTCCAGGAAATTGTAGACCTGCTGGTTATTCCAGATGGTATTGAAGTAGAAATTTCAGAAAAACTTCCGGTTATCAAGGCAGATAAGTTTAGAATTCAGCAACTGTTCGAAAATATCATTCACAATGCTGTTAAAAGCATTGAACATGAGGGTAAGATCGAGATCAATGTAGCAGATGCCGGCGAACTTTGGAAATTCGAGATCAAGGATTCCGGCAAAGGAATTCCTGAAAGGCATCACCATAAGATATTTAAGATCTTTGAAAAGATCGATACTAACCAGAACTCGACTGGAATAGGGCTCTCGATCGCCAAAAAAGTGGTCGATTTCTATGGAGGGCAGATTAGCCTGGAGAGCAAGGAAGACGTTGGAACGAGTTTTTATTTTACTTTACCAAAATGAATGAACAACCAAATTTAAACTACCTGCATCAGCTATCTGGTGGAGATAAAGAGTTTGAAAACAAACTCTTAGATGTTTTAAAAAGAGAATTCCCTGAGGAAGAAGCTGTTTATCACCAAAATATAGAACAAGGCAATTTTACTGAAGCTGCCTCAAATGTTCATAAACTTAAGCACAAAATTAGTATTTTAGGCCTTGAAGAAAGTTATCGCTTCGCGGAAATCTATGAAGAAGAACTCCGTGAGAATGATCCAAAAAAGCACAAAAGCTTTAATGAGATCCTTCAGAATATGAGCGATTTTATTGCTAAGTCTTAAACTACCGGTTCATGAAATGTTTAGTTATTGATGATGAGGCTACGGCCAGAATGATCATAAGTCAGCTTATTGATACTCATAAGGAACTCAACCTTGTTGGTGATTTCTCTAACGCCTTGCAGGCGATCAAATATCTAAACCAAAATGAAGTGGATCTTATCTTTCTGGATATCCATATGCCAGATTTTACAGGTTTTGACTTTATTCAAACTTTAAAAAATCCACCAAATGTAATCTTAACGACTTCAGACAGGAGCTTTGCAATAGAAGCTTTTGAATATGACTGTATCGTAGATTATATAGTGAAACCAATAACTTCGGAACGTTTTAAAAAGGCAGTTCAAAAAGCTGAGAATTCTAAACCTGCAAAACAAGCTATTACAGAGCCAACCGAAATTACATCAGACGTTAATAAAACTGAGAATGACCTTTATGTGAATATTGACCGTAGACTTATAAAGATCGATATTCCGAGTATCTACCTAATAGAAGCTAAAGGTGATTATATACAAATTAAGACATTCGAAAAGAACTATACAGTTCATTCTACGCTGAAAAAGATCGAAAATAAATTACCTGAAGACCTCTTCCTGAAGGTGCACAGATCTTATGTTATTAATACAAAGCATATTATCGATATTGAAGATAATAGCGTACTAATTGAAAAAGATGTTGTTCCCGTTAGCCGTAGTAACCGCCCGGAACTCATGAAAAGATTGAACCTGCTTTAACAACTTATCTTTACATAATTTCCATTCGTCGCTCTTAGATTCTGCTTAGACGAATATTCCCACACACATCGCATTGTGCCGGTATCTTTACATCAAATAAGTACCTAAACATCTAAAATTGAAAGCGATGAAAAATCATAACTATGCAGTAATCATGGCAGGAGGAGTTGGAAGCAGATTCTGGCCTGTATCCAAACAAAGCAATCCAAAACAATTTCAGGATATCCTGGGTAGTGGTAAAACGCTTATTCAAAATACGTTTAATCGTTTGAACCGATTTATTCCAGCTGAAAATATTCTTGTGCTTACCAATGCAATTTACAAGGATATCGTAATGGAACAATTACCTGAAATTTCAGGTTCGCAAATAGTTTTAGAACCAATCATGAGAAATACGGCTCCATGTATCTTGCTTGCAGCTATGAAAATTCATAAACTGGATCCTGAAGCCAGAATGCTGGTAGCACCAAGTGATCACTGGATCCAGGAAGAAGATCTTTTTGAGCAGG contains:
- a CDS encoding LytTR family DNA-binding domain-containing protein; this translates as MKCLVIDDEATARMIISQLIDTHKELNLVGDFSNALQAIKYLNQNEVDLIFLDIHMPDFTGFDFIQTLKNPPNVILTTSDRSFAIEAFEYDCIVDYIVKPITSERFKKAVQKAENSKPAKQAITEPTEITSDVNKTENDLYVNIDRRLIKIDIPSIYLIEAKGDYIQIKTFEKNYTVHSTLKKIENKLPEDLFLKVHRSYVINTKHIIDIEDNSVLIEKDVVPVSRSNRPELMKRLNLL
- a CDS encoding Hpt domain-containing protein — encoded protein: MNEQPNLNYLHQLSGGDKEFENKLLDVLKREFPEEEAVYHQNIEQGNFTEAASNVHKLKHKISILGLEESYRFAEIYEEELRENDPKKHKSFNEILQNMSDFIAKS
- a CDS encoding HAMP domain-containing sensor histidine kinase gives rise to the protein MNSLLQRQVSKYLDEEALEDPKIKAFLTAIDESYNNSEEQFNMLQRAMRISSDELFDANQQLRTDVMYQKDILDSITTAIQALNLKEFEKENGEFEIKDLAEHIREQSEELQIAARKQEQLLKNLENKNQVLTDYAHMVSHDLKSPLRSVDTLISWIKTDNYDSLTAEGKEHFDMILKNVEKMDALIEGILNYSTIEMADHGQYQVDTKYMVQEIVDLLVIPDGIEVEISEKLPVIKADKFRIQQLFENIIHNAVKSIEHEGKIEINVADAGELWKFEIKDSGKGIPERHHHKIFKIFEKIDTNQNSTGIGLSIAKKVVDFYGGQISLESKEDVGTSFYFTLPK
- a CDS encoding FIST C-terminal domain-containing protein: MKVAQAKYEAGNWNSNTETSDLENPIVLIFGDRHLLEKQSFTEACKDQFPYKNLVFGTAAGEILGDRISENGAVATLIDLERSHFEIKTANIHNYNMDGMALGKELISKLDHKNLKHVFVISEGSFINGSDLLRGLEHEEHKDFCVTGGMCGDGPRFEKTLAGLNAAEEGEVVVIGFYGDDLEVSFASVGGWIPFGPERLITKSENNVLFELDGQPALDLYSKYLGEKSAELPQSSLFYPLYVREKGKKHPVVRTILNIDRENNSMILAGDVPQGSRVQLMMASADALLNGAQDAASLANQNRKKKPELALLVSCIGRRLVLSQRAEEEIEEVINVIGKDVAVGGFYSYGEIAPFYGESNGTLHNQTMTLTLLSE